The Catharus ustulatus isolate bCatUst1 chromosome 13, bCatUst1.pri.v2, whole genome shotgun sequence genome includes a window with the following:
- the RPL29 gene encoding 60S ribosomal protein L29, protein MAKSKNHTTHNQSRKWHRNGIKKPKTHRYESLKGVDPKFLRNMRFAKKHNKKGLKKMQANNAKQAAQQAAQQKKD, encoded by the exons ATGGCCAAGTCCAAGAACCACACCACGCACAACCAGT CCCGTAAGTGGCACAGAAATGGCATCAAGAAGCCCAAAACCCATAGATACGAATCTCTCAAAGGG GTTGATCCCAAGTTTCTGAGGAACATGAGATTTGCAAAGAAACACAACAAGAAGGGGCTGAAGAAGATGCAGGCGAACAATGCCAagcaggcagctcagcaggctgctcagcagaaaAAGGACTGA
- the TNNC1 gene encoding troponin C, slow skeletal and cardiac muscles: MDDIYKAAVEQLTEEQKNEFKAAFDIFVLGAEDGCISTKELGKVMRMLGQNPTPEELQEMIDEVDEDGSGTVDFDEFLVMMVRCMKDDSKGKTEEELSDLFRMFDKNADGYIDLEELKIMLQATGETITEDDIEELMKDGDKNNDGRIDYDEFLEFMKGVE; the protein is encoded by the exons ATGGATGACATCTACAAGGCAGCG GTTGAGCAGCtgacagaagagcagaaaaatg AGTTCAAGGCTGCCTTTGACATCTTCGTGCTGGGGGCAGAGGATGGATGCATCAGCAccaaggagctggggaaggtgaTGAGGATGCTGGGGCAGAACCCCACCCccgaggagctgcaggagatgaTAGATGAGGTGGATGAAGATG GCAGCGGCACCGTGGACTTTGATGAGTTCCTGGTTATGATGGTCCGGTGTATGAAAGatgacagcaaaggaaaaaccGAAGAGGAGCTCTCAGACCTCTTCAGGATGTTTGATAA AAACGCTGATGGCTACATCgacctggaggagctgaagaTCATGCTGCAGGCAACAGGAGAGACCATCACTGAGGATGACATAGAGGAACTGATGAAAGATGGGGATAAAAACAACGATGGCAGGATTGACTATGATG AGTTCCTGGAGTTTATGAAGGGGGTTGAATAA
- the NISCH gene encoding nischarin isoform X2, with product MEAAAAGGEDGEEPPREARVLGSELVETYTVYIIQVSVGNHQWTVKHRYSDFHDLHEKLVSEKKIDKNLLPPKKIIGKNSKSLVEKRQKELEIYLQTLLLKFPVTAPKVLSHFLHFHLYEINGITAALAEELFHKGEQLLMAGEVFTIRPLQLYAVTQQLLQGKPTCANGDAKTDLGHILDFTCRLKYLKVTGTGGPFGTSNIQEHLLPFDLSIFKSLHQIEISHCGGKLIKGLTSSKHTLATLSVRFSATSMKEILVPEASEFDQWEPEDALDNSNCPVTAIIPTWRTLTTLDMSHNSISEIDDSVKLIPKIEFLDLSHNGVSLVENLQHLYNLVHLDLSYNKLTSLEGVHTKLGNIKTLNLAGNQLERLCGLNKLYSLVNLDLSNNKIEQIDEVKNIGNLPCLEKVMLSSNPLSIIPDYRTKVLAQFGDRASEVCLDNIVTTEKELDTVEVLKAIQKAKEVKYKLSNSDKKISEDSRLTAASSKSNCSSLTVRPSSPSLPRPVSSSQGNHK from the exons atggaggcggcggcggcgggaggcgaGGATGGCGAGGAGCCCCCGCGGGAAGCCCGAGTGCTGGGCTCCGAGCTGGTGGAGACGTACACG GTGTACATAATTCAGGTCAGTGTTGGCAATCATCAGTGGACAGTCAAACATCGTTACAGTGATTTCCATGACCTGCATGAAAAG CTtgtttcagagaagaaaatagataaaaatcTATTACCTCCAAAGAAGATCattggaaaaaattccaaaagcCTTGtggagaaaagacaaaaggaacTGGAGATCTACCTGCAAACTCTGCTGCTCAAGTTCCCTGTTACTGCACCAAAAGTTTTGTCACACTTCTTACACTTTCATTTATAT GAGATCAATGGGATCACTGCTGCATTGGCTGAAGAGCTCTTTCACAAAG gagAGCAGCTCTTAATGGCTGGAGAAGTGTTCACCATCAGGCCCTTGCAGTTGTATGCTGtcactcagcagctgctgcagggcaaaCCTACCTGTGCTAATGGAGATGCCAAAACAGATCTAGGGCATATTCTGGATTTCACTTGTAGGCTCAAGTATCTAAAG GTCACTGGAACAGGGGGACCTTTTGGAACCAGTAACATTCAGGAGCATCTCTTGCCTTTTGATTTGTCTATTTTCAAATCGCTTCATCAAATAGAG ATCAGTCATTGTGGAGGAAAGCTTATCAAAGGGCTGACTTCATCCAAACATACTCTGGCCACGCTGAGTGTTCGATTTTCAGCAACATCAATGAAG GAAATCCTGGTGCCTGAGGCCTCTGAGTTTGATCAATGGGAGCCAGAGGATGCACTGGACAATTCAAATTGTCCAGTGACAGCAATTATCCCAACCTGGAGAACTTTAACAACCTTGGATATGAGTCATAATAGCATCTCTGAAATTGATGACTCAGtg aaaTTAATTCCCAAGATTGAGTTCTTGGATTTGAGTCACAATGGGGTGTCTCTGGTAGAAAATTTACAG cATCTGTACAACCTCGTTCACCTGGACTTATCCTACAATAAACTTACATCGCTAGAAGGTGTCCACACAAAACTGGGAAACATCAAAACTCTGAATTTAGCAGGAAATCAGCTGGAAAGGCTGTGTGGTCTTAACAAACTGTACTCATTAGTCAACTTGGATCTGAGCAACAACAAAATAGAACAG ATTGATGAAGTAAAAAACATTGGCAACCTGCCATGCTTAGAAAAGGTGATGTTATCCAGCAACCCCCTGAGCATCATCCCCGATTACCGGACCAAAGTACTCGCTCAGTTTGGAGACAGAGCCTCAGAG gtttGTTTGGATAACATTGTTACCACAGAAAAGGAACTAGACACAGTGGAAGTGCTAAAAGCTattcagaaagcaaaggagGTGAAATACAAACTCAGCAACTCTGATAAAAAG ATCAGTGAGGACTCCAGGctcactgctgccagctccaaaTCAAACTGTTCTTCTCTTACTGTTCgtccttcctctccctctctgcctcgTCCTGTCAGCTCCAGCCAAGGTAATCAT AAATAA
- the NISCH gene encoding nischarin isoform X3, whose amino-acid sequence MEAAAAGGEDGEEPPREARVLGSELVETYTVYIIQVSVGNHQWTVKHRYSDFHDLHEKLVSEKKIDKNLLPPKKIIGKNSKSLVEKRQKELEIYLQTLLLKFPVTAPKVLSHFLHFHLYEINGITAALAEELFHKGEQLLMAGEVFTIRPLQLYAVTQQLLQGKPTCANGDAKTDLGHILDFTCRLKYLKVTGTGGPFGTSNIQEHLLPFDLSIFKSLHQIEISHCGGKLIKGLTSSKHTLATLSVRFSATSMKEILVPEASEFDQWEPEDALDNSNCPVTAIIPTWRTLTTLDMSHNSISEIDDSVKLIPKIEFLDLSHNGVSLVENLQHLYNLVHLDLSYNKLTSLEGVHTKLGNIKTLNLAGNQLERLCGLNKLYSLVNLDLSNNKIEQIDEVKNIGNLPCLEKVMLSSNPLSIIPDYRTKVLAQFGDRASEVCLDNIVTTEKELDTVEVLKAIQKAKEVKYKLSNSDKKK is encoded by the exons atggaggcggcggcggcgggaggcgaGGATGGCGAGGAGCCCCCGCGGGAAGCCCGAGTGCTGGGCTCCGAGCTGGTGGAGACGTACACG GTGTACATAATTCAGGTCAGTGTTGGCAATCATCAGTGGACAGTCAAACATCGTTACAGTGATTTCCATGACCTGCATGAAAAG CTtgtttcagagaagaaaatagataaaaatcTATTACCTCCAAAGAAGATCattggaaaaaattccaaaagcCTTGtggagaaaagacaaaaggaacTGGAGATCTACCTGCAAACTCTGCTGCTCAAGTTCCCTGTTACTGCACCAAAAGTTTTGTCACACTTCTTACACTTTCATTTATAT GAGATCAATGGGATCACTGCTGCATTGGCTGAAGAGCTCTTTCACAAAG gagAGCAGCTCTTAATGGCTGGAGAAGTGTTCACCATCAGGCCCTTGCAGTTGTATGCTGtcactcagcagctgctgcagggcaaaCCTACCTGTGCTAATGGAGATGCCAAAACAGATCTAGGGCATATTCTGGATTTCACTTGTAGGCTCAAGTATCTAAAG GTCACTGGAACAGGGGGACCTTTTGGAACCAGTAACATTCAGGAGCATCTCTTGCCTTTTGATTTGTCTATTTTCAAATCGCTTCATCAAATAGAG ATCAGTCATTGTGGAGGAAAGCTTATCAAAGGGCTGACTTCATCCAAACATACTCTGGCCACGCTGAGTGTTCGATTTTCAGCAACATCAATGAAG GAAATCCTGGTGCCTGAGGCCTCTGAGTTTGATCAATGGGAGCCAGAGGATGCACTGGACAATTCAAATTGTCCAGTGACAGCAATTATCCCAACCTGGAGAACTTTAACAACCTTGGATATGAGTCATAATAGCATCTCTGAAATTGATGACTCAGtg aaaTTAATTCCCAAGATTGAGTTCTTGGATTTGAGTCACAATGGGGTGTCTCTGGTAGAAAATTTACAG cATCTGTACAACCTCGTTCACCTGGACTTATCCTACAATAAACTTACATCGCTAGAAGGTGTCCACACAAAACTGGGAAACATCAAAACTCTGAATTTAGCAGGAAATCAGCTGGAAAGGCTGTGTGGTCTTAACAAACTGTACTCATTAGTCAACTTGGATCTGAGCAACAACAAAATAGAACAG ATTGATGAAGTAAAAAACATTGGCAACCTGCCATGCTTAGAAAAGGTGATGTTATCCAGCAACCCCCTGAGCATCATCCCCGATTACCGGACCAAAGTACTCGCTCAGTTTGGAGACAGAGCCTCAGAG gtttGTTTGGATAACATTGTTACCACAGAAAAGGAACTAGACACAGTGGAAGTGCTAAAAGCTattcagaaagcaaaggagGTGAAATACAAACTCAGCAACTCTGATAAAAAG AAATAA